The Microterricola viridarii genome segment AGGAGCTGGCCAAGCAGACAGAGGACGCCGAGCTGGCCGCCGCGTTCGCGCCCCTGGCCGCGACGCTCCGTGCCAACGAGCAGACCATCGTCGACGAGCTGATCGCCGTGCAGGGATCGCCCGTCGACATCGGCGGCTACTTCAAGGTCGACGAGGCCAAGACCGACGCGGTCATGCGCCCGTCGACGACCTTCGCCGAGGCGCTCGCCTCGCTGTAACGCGACACCCAGAGGGGCCCGGACGGCGTGTGCCGTGCGGGCCCCTCTGTCGTGCGCCCGCTTACGGAGTCGGCGGTGCCTGCCCGATGCTCAACCAGCCGTCGGGGGAATGCACCGTCATGCCGGAGCCACGGCCGCCCTCGCCACCCTCCGCCTTCAGCGCGTTGAGCTGGCGCTCGATGTCGGCGCGCGACGCCAGCTCGGAGAGTTGGCGCTCGATGTCGGCGTCGGGTGCCGCCGTCAGGTCCTGGAGGGCGCCGCTGGCGAGCAAGTCGCCGGTCGCCTGCGCGCGGGCCTGCATCTGCGTGACGCGATCGCGCGCGCGGTCAAGGCCGGCTCCGACGTCGTTCATGTTCGCGCCGATGCCAGCGACCGACTCATTCGCCCGCACCTGCGCCTCGGAGGCACTGTACGTGGCCTTCAGGGTCTCCTTCTCAACGCGGAAGGCGGCGATCTGCTCGGCCAGCCGGCGCTCCCGCTCCTGCAGCTGGGAGGTCTGCGCCTGCAGCGAGGCGTGCTGCTCCTGCAGCTTCGCCACCTGGCCCTCCAGCGAGGCGCGGCGTTGCAGCGCGGCGCGGGCGAGGTCCTCGCGTCCCTGCGCCATGGCTTCGGTGGCCTGCTCCCCCAGACGGCGGTGGCGCGCCCCCATCTCCTCGCCCTGCAGCTCGATGCGCTTCTTCGCCGTTGCGACCTCGGCGACGGCCCCCCGCACCTCGTGCAGCAGCTTCACCTGCTGCTCGTAGCTATCGTCGAGGGCGTCGCGCGGATCCTCCATCCGGGTGAGCGCTTTGGATGTCTTGGTGCGGAAGATCGTACGCATCCGCGCGGTGTTGTCGCTCATTGCTGGACTCCTTTGGGCCGTGTGTTGTCGTTGGGCGGGTACGGGTGGCGGTGCTGCCGCCGCGGTCGAGGCTGTTGAGGTTGGCCAGTTCCACCAGTCCCGCGTGCAGGGAGGCCACCTCCAGGTCGAGTTCGGCGTGCAGCGCCGAGAGCGCGTCTCCCGTGGGGTCGCCAAGGCCGGAGGCCACGGATGCCCGCAGCTCACGGATCATGTCGGAGATCTGGTCGACCGCCAGGCTCGCGGCGGGCAGCGCATCGGCCAGCGCGCCGGCATCCGTCTCGCTCTCCATGAGTTGCAACTGCGCCCGCAGGGTGGCGCCCTCGGCCTCGATGCGCCGGAACAGCCGGGGAAGATCGCCGCGCCGGCCGTTGCTGCGCACGGCGAGGTCGATCGCGGCGCGACCGCTGTCGAGTGCGTCGTCGAGTTGCAGCTCGAGGGCGAGCACCTGGCGGCGCGGCCCCCGGCTGAATTGGGCGCGGCTCTTCAAGACCGCGCTGTTCACCGTGTGGCTGCGCCGCACGCGGCGATAGAGCGCCCGCACGATCAGCACCACGGTGAGCACCGAGGCGGCGGCGATGGCCGCGAGTGAGATCAGGATCCAGAACACGACGTCCATGGCTGACGCCTCCCGTTCCGAGCCACGTGTTTCGAGTCCATGAGGCACACCTCCGTACTGTCTTCGCCGCGGCTTCGGCGCCGCAAACGCGATATATCTCAACTTACGCGTGCGGAGGGGTCACGGGAAGGAGTCTCGACAGATCCTCAGCGATTGTCGCGGGTCACGAGACGGGCCTCGCCGGCGTCAGTGCCAGAATTCCGTGAGCTTCTCGGCACGAGCTCTGCCTTGCTCGAACCCGGCTTGCGCGGCAGGCGCACGCCTCGACAGGTCCATCATGTTGTCCCCGAACGCGGCGTTCGAGGCGCCATCCGGGAAGATCGTTTCGACTCTGCTGCCGCTGGCGCGCAGCTCCGCGAGCTGTGTTGCGAGGTCCATGCCCCAATCCTGCGGATGCCGCGACCTCCCGCCGAACGGTGAGAGCACCAGCACCCGGGCGTACTCGGCGGCCAGGTCGGCGTTCTCGTTCCGGCGGTAGCCGCCGTCGATGTACCGACTGTCACCGATTCGGTAGGCAAAGCCGCTGGAACAGCTGGCGGCCACGGCGTCGGCCAGCTCGACCCCGCTGTGCCGGTCGAACACGGTCGGCTCACCCGTCTGGGCGTTGACCGCCGTGATGAGCACCCGCTGTTGCGGCCAGCGCTGCTCTGGCAGCCGCGCGGCGACGGTCGTGCGCCAGCGGGTTTGGGCAGCCACGTTTGACGCGCCATCCGTCGCGAGCGCCCACGCCCCGAGCCGTCGGCGCATGTCGGCCGCATCGGCGGCGGCGGCGATGATCGCGCCCGTGGTCTCCATCTGACTCGTCACCGACGTCGTCGGCGCTGGACCGCGACCAGATCCGGCCGCTCCAGTCTGCGAATGGGGAACTGCAGCGAGGATGTCGGCCAACAGCCCGGCGGGGGGCGCACCCGTGATTTGGGCTGCGGCCGTCGATCCGGCCGAGGTGCCGATGATCAGGTCGGCGCGCGTGACATCCAACCCGGCCTCGACCAGGCCGGCGACAACACCGATCAGCCACGCGTTGCCGGCCGAGCCGCCACCTCCCAGCACCAATGCGGTGCGGGAGTCGCGTGCCGAGCTGTGCTGAAGTGATTCATTCATGGTCGTAGCTTCCTGAGAGTGCGTGCATCTATGAAGCGCGCCGTTGCCATTCCGCCAGCATCCACCGTGAGCTCATTCGTGTACTTCACTGGCTTGACTGACATCCTGCCAGCCCAAGCTGGAGGCCAGACAGACGTGGTCATACCCAATTTCCTCGCCGTTCCCGTCGCAGGACGGTGATGGCGTGAGAGTGACCCGAGAGATGATCGACCCGCAGCTGCCCGCGCGACCGACTCCGTCGACAGTCTCCAGGAGGCGGGTGTGCCCGCCGAGTTCACGGCCTGCGAGGGCTGCTTCCACGCGTTCGATGGGCGGCGGCCCCAAGCGCGCCCCAGCATGGAGGCCTCTGCGTATCGCGACCGATGGTTCCGGCCGGTGATCCAGAGCCACTTCGCGCCCCAGCCCGTCCTGAGCTGACGCCGGTGCGAATCTCCCACCCGACTCGAAACTCGCTCATAGGATTCGCATAGCGTCTAGGCGTGTGCTGAGGGAATCAAGGAAGATCCCGAGAGCACGAGAGGGCCAGGACGATGAACGCAACGCATGATCTCACAGGCACACACACGGGCATGCTGCGCCGGCGCGGGCTGGCCGTGCTCTCGACCGCAGCCGCGGCAACCCTCGTCGTGGGCTCGGGCTTCGGGGGCGTCGCGGCCTTCGCCGCAACCGCGGCCGGCACGGGCGCATCAACCGCCAGCACCGCCAGCGCGCAGAACCTGCCGTACGGCGGTCAGGCGCAATCCGGCTCGGCGCAGCTGCCGTTCACCTCGGGTGGCTACGGCGACCCATCCTCCGGTTCCGGCAGCAGCGGATCGACGAGCACCGCCACCGTCGCCGCCACCCCCGCGCAACAGCTTGGCGTCGTCGACGTGACCTCGCAGCTCACCTACGACAACGCGGAGGCGATGGGAACCGGCATCGTGCTCAGCTCCAGCGGTGAGATCCTCACCAACAACCACGTCGTGGCGGGCTCGACGAACATCAGCGTCACCGTCGTGTCGACGGGCGCGAGCTACACGGCTTCCGTCGTCGGCACGGATGCCACGGCCGATATCGCCGTGCTGCAGCTTTCCGGGGCATCCGGGCTGCAGACCGCCGCCATCGACAGCTCGTCGACGGCCACAGTCGGGAGCGCCGTCACCGGGGTCGGCAACGCAGGCGGGGTCGGGGGAACGCCGTCGGCCGTCGCCGGAACGCTGACCGCTCTCGACCAGACCATCACGACGCAGGCGGAGGGGGCGGCGGCATCCGAAACCCTGACCGGGCTGATCGAATCCAGTGCCGACATCCAGGCCGGCGACTCGGGTGGGCCGCTCTACAACGCGAGCAACCAGGTCATCGGGATCGACACCGCTGCGGCGAGCGGCGGCGCGGTCGCCGGCTACTCCATCCCCATCGCCACCGCACTGTCGGTCGCGGGACAGATCGAGTCGGGGCAAGCCTCGGCTGAGATCACCCTCGGCAGCCCGGCCTTCCTCGGTGTCGAGGTGGTCCCCGCCGGGGACACCTCGGTCTACGGCTACGGCAACGGGTTCGGTGGCGGCACGTCAACGTCGACCGTTCCGGGAGCCATGATCGGCGGAGTCATCGACGGCACGGCCGCCGCGGCCGCCGGCCTCGCCGCCGGCGACACGATCACGGCCGTGAACGGCACGGCGATCAGCTCGGCATCCGATCTCACCACGGCGCTCGCCGGACACGCGCCTGGCCAGACCGTGACCGTTAATTGGACGGATGCTTCGGGGGCCCCCGCCACGGCGACGGTCACGCTGGGGGTGGGGCCAGCCGCATAGCCCCCCCTCACGCAGTGAGGCGCCCCCGTCGATCGCGATTCTGCGTCAGGACGAGGGCGCCTGCGTCGGATGCGGCGGCTGTGCGGCCGCCG includes the following:
- a CDS encoding PspA/IM30 family protein; protein product: MSDNTARMRTIFRTKTSKALTRMEDPRDALDDSYEQQVKLLHEVRGAVAEVATAKKRIELQGEEMGARHRRLGEQATEAMAQGREDLARAALQRRASLEGQVAKLQEQHASLQAQTSQLQERERRLAEQIAAFRVEKETLKATYSASEAQVRANESVAGIGANMNDVGAGLDRARDRVTQMQARAQATGDLLASGALQDLTAAPDADIERQLSELASRADIERQLNALKAEGGEGGRGSGMTVHSPDGWLSIGQAPPTP
- a CDS encoding patatin-like phospholipase family protein, whose protein sequence is MNESLQHSSARDSRTALVLGGGGSAGNAWLIGVVAGLVEAGLDVTRADLIIGTSAGSTAAAQITGAPPAGLLADILAAVPHSQTGAAGSGRGPAPTTSVTSQMETTGAIIAAAADAADMRRRLGAWALATDGASNVAAQTRWRTTVAARLPEQRWPQQRVLITAVNAQTGEPTVFDRHSGVELADAVAASCSSGFAYRIGDSRYIDGGYRRNENADLAAEYARVLVLSPFGGRSRHPQDWGMDLATQLAELRASGSRVETIFPDGASNAAFGDNMMDLSRRAPAAQAGFEQGRARAEKLTEFWH
- a CDS encoding S1C family serine protease, which encodes MNATHDLTGTHTGMLRRRGLAVLSTAAAATLVVGSGFGGVAAFAATAAGTGASTASTASAQNLPYGGQAQSGSAQLPFTSGGYGDPSSGSGSSGSTSTATVAATPAQQLGVVDVTSQLTYDNAEAMGTGIVLSSSGEILTNNHVVAGSTNISVTVVSTGASYTASVVGTDATADIAVLQLSGASGLQTAAIDSSSTATVGSAVTGVGNAGGVGGTPSAVAGTLTALDQTITTQAEGAAASETLTGLIESSADIQAGDSGGPLYNASNQVIGIDTAAASGGAVAGYSIPIATALSVAGQIESGQASAEITLGSPAFLGVEVVPAGDTSVYGYGNGFGGGTSTSTVPGAMIGGVIDGTAAAAAGLAAGDTITAVNGTAISSASDLTTALAGHAPGQTVTVNWTDASGAPATATVTLGVGPAA